The proteins below are encoded in one region of Clostridia bacterium:
- a CDS encoding DNA cytosine methyltransferase: MRVRGKAVAQGVVASSLRLIRELAAIPAGEVPLLSFFTGAGFLDIGFMQAGFKVIWCNERDHSFVQGYEYGMASLTGNNPCRVNTGSIAALDAKQIAAEAFGNTPRPALFGIIGGPPCVDFSVGGKNRGEKGEHGRLSEIYVDKILDLQPSFFLFENVPGLVRTAKHRKFLNKLMKRLSAHYIIDHRVLNALDYGVPQDRERLFVVGFHIKWLNEHLGLSFPYAREGWFPWPEPIYPNAKFRYPWPGQSPFGSEPKKPDGIPDDLVVGPLICNTEEIARLPNGLEGFKPYSKKFYLIPEGDVSRISFKRLHRWRYSPTAAYGNNEVHLHPALPRRLTVREAMRIQTVPDTYALPAGLSLSDKFKMVGNGVPVQLAQAVALSFMKVIRGEQNESV, from the coding sequence ATGCGAGTAAGGGGGAAAGCGGTGGCTCAGGGCGTGGTAGCAAGTAGTCTCCGTTTGATACGAGAGTTAGCAGCAATCCCTGCAGGAGAGGTTCCTCTACTTTCTTTCTTTACTGGGGCTGGCTTTCTTGATATCGGCTTTATGCAAGCAGGGTTTAAGGTCATATGGTGTAACGAGCGGGACCATTCTTTTGTGCAGGGCTATGAATACGGGATGGCCTCTTTGACGGGGAACAATCCCTGTAGAGTTAACACCGGGTCGATTGCTGCTTTGGATGCTAAGCAGATTGCCGCTGAGGCGTTTGGCAATACTCCTCGCCCTGCACTTTTTGGCATTATCGGAGGGCCCCCGTGCGTGGACTTTTCGGTAGGTGGGAAAAATAGGGGAGAAAAAGGCGAACACGGTAGGCTTTCCGAGATTTACGTGGACAAGATCCTCGACTTGCAACCCTCGTTTTTTCTGTTTGAAAATGTACCGGGGCTGGTCCGTACGGCTAAACACAGGAAGTTTCTTAACAAGCTCATGAAGCGACTTTCAGCGCACTATATAATTGACCACCGGGTTCTTAATGCCCTGGATTACGGTGTACCTCAGGACAGAGAACGCCTGTTTGTAGTGGGTTTTCACATAAAGTGGCTGAATGAGCACCTGGGACTGAGTTTTCCTTACGCGAGGGAAGGTTGGTTCCCTTGGCCTGAGCCAATATACCCCAATGCGAAGTTCCGGTACCCGTGGCCCGGGCAGTCGCCGTTCGGCAGTGAACCAAAGAAGCCCGATGGCATTCCTGACGATTTGGTAGTTGGGCCGTTAATTTGTAACACTGAAGAGATTGCGCGCCTCCCAAACGGCCTTGAGGGCTTCAAGCCCTATAGCAAGAAGTTCTACTTAATTCCGGAGGGTGATGTTTCAAGAATTAGCTTCAAGCGCCTGCACCGGTGGCGCTATAGCCCCACCGCTGCTTACGGGAATAATGAAGTGCACCTCCACCCGGCTCTGCCTCGCAGGTTAACAGTACGGGAGGCTATGCGGATCCAAACGGTTCCTGATACCTACGCTCTACCGGCTGGGTTATCCCTTTCGGACAAGTTCAAAATGGTCGGCAACGGGGTACCTGTTCAGCTAGCACAGGCTGTTGCGCTTTCCTTCATGAAGGTTATTAGGGGTGAGCAAAACGAATCCGTTTGA
- a CDS encoding helix-turn-helix domain-containing protein, translating into MVEVQKAGIESPVLRLRKQAGITQRELAAAADVHPSIVAGLEAGVVAIEEDAEIRGKVDELFTKLSEWSDLDKNELLRQQIEFNRAVARELAERFAEKMKEFVAEALRRGAYEDYFGPQPLTDEIVEVLRDCLDDPAESPVRILREYAQISQRQLAIAAGVSQTAVARIEAGELGLGDPDSDFDGWYDFLGNSVMVGEKLLRFLVDALASECNDKKVKEKLALYIHSAQEVFREGFSERAKAKVIEAMSKLKTLGKDGKKIGAGKPE; encoded by the coding sequence GTGGTTGAGGTACAAAAGGCGGGCATTGAAAGTCCGGTTCTGAGGCTGAGGAAACAGGCAGGCATCACCCAGCGGGAGCTTGCTGCTGCTGCTGACGTGCACCCATCGATTGTGGCTGGCCTCGAGGCCGGCGTAGTGGCTATTGAAGAAGATGCGGAAATTCGAGGTAAAGTAGATGAACTGTTTACCAAGCTGTCCGAATGGTCGGATCTGGACAAGAATGAGCTGTTGCGGCAGCAGATTGAGTTCAATCGGGCAGTGGCCAGGGAATTAGCGGAAAGGTTCGCTGAGAAAATGAAAGAATTCGTGGCCGAGGCGCTGCGCCGGGGAGCGTACGAAGATTATTTTGGCCCCCAACCGCTGACCGACGAAATAGTGGAAGTGCTCAGAGATTGCTTAGACGATCCTGCGGAAAGCCCGGTCAGGATACTGCGGGAGTATGCCCAAATATCGCAAAGGCAGCTTGCCATAGCAGCAGGTGTATCGCAAACCGCTGTGGCCCGGATAGAGGCGGGTGAATTGGGCCTTGGCGACCCGGATTCTGACTTCGATGGCTGGTATGATTTTTTGGGTAACAGCGTCATGGTTGGGGAGAAGCTTCTCCGCTTTCTCGTGGATGCACTTGCTTCAGAGTGCAATGATAAGAAGGTGAAGGAGAAGCTGGCCCTGTACATCCATAGTGCGCAGGAGGTATTCCGGGAAGGATTCTCCGAACGGGCAAAGGCCAAAGTCATAGAAGCCATGTCGAAGCTGAAAACTTTGGGCAAAGACGGCAAGAAGATCGGTGCCGGAAAGCCTGAATAG